The Vibrio pomeroyi genome window below encodes:
- a CDS encoding DUF692 domain-containing protein: protein MNQTLHPNAGVGLRTPHLDFFSQNPSLVSWLEVHSENYFLAQSSQRQQLREIRNAHNISCHGVGLSLGSVERINQHHLVQLKDLIDDIEPFLVSDHLSWSQTGGHYFNDLLPLPYTEEALEVFCRNVIEVQDSLQRPMLIENPSSYLAFKHSTIPEWEFLAEVQKRTECRLLLDFNNIFVSSFNHGFSCEEYLNGIPADKVEEIHLAGFTKKKLEQGEIWIDTHSKPVCDEVWQLYTDWVAQHGLRHTLIEWDLDIPEPQVLLAEATKASDILHQHDKFNQRSRAS, encoded by the coding sequence GTGAATCAAACTCTTCACCCCAACGCAGGGGTTGGCCTTAGAACACCGCACTTGGACTTCTTTAGCCAAAATCCATCTCTAGTGAGTTGGTTGGAGGTTCACAGCGAGAACTACTTTTTAGCTCAATCATCGCAACGCCAACAACTCAGAGAAATTCGTAACGCACACAACATAAGTTGCCACGGTGTTGGGTTGTCTCTTGGTTCTGTTGAGCGTATCAATCAACACCATCTGGTGCAGTTAAAAGATCTGATTGATGATATCGAACCTTTCTTGGTTTCTGACCACCTCAGCTGGAGTCAGACTGGCGGGCATTACTTCAATGACTTACTACCGCTGCCTTACACAGAAGAAGCGTTAGAAGTCTTCTGTCGCAATGTCATCGAGGTTCAAGACAGCTTGCAACGCCCGATGTTGATTGAGAATCCATCGAGTTACCTAGCCTTCAAGCATTCTACTATTCCTGAGTGGGAATTTTTGGCTGAGGTACAAAAGCGCACAGAGTGCCGACTGTTACTCGATTTCAATAATATTTTCGTCTCATCTTTTAATCATGGCTTTAGTTGTGAAGAGTACCTAAACGGAATACCTGCAGACAAAGTGGAAGAGATTCACTTGGCAGGTTTTACCAAAAAGAAGCTTGAACAAGGTGAGATCTGGATAGACACACACAGTAAACCTGTCTGTGACGAAGTGTGGCAACTCTATACTGACTGGGTAGCACAACATGGTTTGCGCCATACCTTAATTGAATGGGATCTAGATATTCCAGAGCCACAAGTTTTATTGGCTGAAGCAACCAAAGCCAGTGACATCTTGCATCAACACGACAAGTTCAACCAAAGGAGTCGCGCCTCATGA
- a CDS encoding DNA-binding domain-containing protein: MSHSLADVQLEFASALRYQNNGERCDIVSDHFTDEQRIQIYRNNFVISLSEVLAATYPLTKMLVGEECFQQMARQHVLSYPSTSGDVSGYGEHFEQTIQAFPAVIEAAPYLGEVALYEWQKDSLVRFTSQADVDQRPLSCLADVPQEQQGALVFHLKDSITLIHSSYTIIALEQAIYQQQLDGLDINKGEFGVLIRAEDSQVESHSLSEESHQLLTELQSGRTLSAIDPLLLQHLNTVMALNVISGFSINAELET; this comes from the coding sequence ATGAGCCACTCCCTAGCAGATGTTCAATTGGAGTTTGCTAGCGCCCTACGCTATCAAAACAATGGTGAGCGCTGCGACATTGTAAGCGACCATTTTACCGATGAACAGCGAATCCAGATTTACCGTAATAACTTTGTGATCAGCTTGAGCGAAGTTCTGGCAGCAACCTACCCACTTACGAAAATGTTGGTTGGTGAAGAGTGCTTCCAACAGATGGCTCGTCAACATGTCTTAAGTTATCCATCGACCTCTGGTGATGTCAGTGGTTACGGTGAACACTTTGAACAGACTATCCAAGCCTTTCCTGCTGTTATTGAGGCTGCACCTTATCTCGGTGAAGTGGCTTTGTATGAATGGCAGAAAGACAGCTTGGTAAGGTTTACGTCACAAGCAGATGTCGACCAGAGACCTCTTTCTTGCCTTGCAGATGTACCACAAGAGCAACAAGGCGCTTTGGTCTTTCATCTCAAAGATTCAATAACACTGATTCATTCTAGTTACACGATTATCGCGCTTGAACAAGCTATCTATCAGCAACAACTTGATGGGCTAGACATCAATAAAGGTGAATTTGGGGTGTTAATCCGAGCTGAAGATTCACAGGTTGAGAGCCATAGTTTGAGTGAAGAGAGCCACCAACTCCTCACTGAATTGCAATCAGGTCGAACACTCTCAGCAATCGATCCTTTATTACTACAACATCTGAATACTGTTATGGCGCTAAACGTCATCTCAGGTTTTTCAATCAATGCCGAATTGGAGACATAA
- a CDS encoding DoxX family protein yields the protein MDNNTVTNMMAQYDSLIEKSQALFVPVLLLFCRLWVAWVFFNSGLTKIATWDSTLYLFELEYQVPLLPWELAAYMGTAAELILPVFLALGLLTRPMAAVLFVFNIIAVVSYPVLWDQGFYDHQLWGLMILIVVVWGAGPFSLDRVLKAQFRN from the coding sequence ATGGATAACAACACAGTCACGAACATGATGGCTCAATACGACAGTTTGATTGAGAAATCACAGGCACTTTTTGTTCCAGTACTTCTACTATTTTGTCGCCTTTGGGTGGCGTGGGTATTCTTTAATTCTGGGCTCACTAAGATAGCAACTTGGGATAGCACGCTTTACTTGTTTGAGTTGGAATACCAAGTACCACTGTTACCTTGGGAATTGGCGGCTTACATGGGGACTGCCGCTGAGTTAATTCTGCCGGTGTTCTTAGCGCTCGGTTTATTAACACGACCTATGGCTGCGGTATTGTTCGTTTTCAATATCATTGCTGTCGTGTCTTACCCGGTATTGTGGGATCAAGGCTTCTACGATCATCAGCTTTGGGGATTAATGATTCTTATCGTTGTCGTGTGGGGCGCAGGACCATTCTCACTTGATAGAGTTTTGAAAGCGCAGTTCAGGAATTAA
- a CDS encoding multidrug effflux MFS transporter, with protein MPSNALPTPSKLQVALLAMLVLFSPLAIDIYLPALPQISTAFHVEHALAQDTITWFLFAMGVGQLFAGPLADKLGRRTVALGGVSIYALSACLAWAAQSIDMMLIARLLQGLGACATSVAAFATVRDLFGPEKSGRMISYLNGAICFIPALAPILGAWLTHQFGWRSNFSFMAGFAVVVGSILFFQMKESNPATEKVAVFKLERYWSVLKTPSFLFHATLCLMAMAVILAYVTSAPVVLMENLGLTMNEFTFWFGINAAINITAAFTAPKFMDRFGTYKALVVGISTLGLAGVIMLVLAEHATPIAFMLPIFLSSVGFAWILGAAAGKALEPFGDRAGTAAALLGLFQMSGSGLLVGTMQRLDLTSQVMIALQMFLIVPALLVLASKAGKSWHTTFAKA; from the coding sequence GTGCCTTCTAACGCGCTTCCAACCCCTAGTAAACTGCAGGTTGCTTTATTGGCAATGTTGGTTCTATTTAGCCCTTTGGCTATTGATATCTACCTACCAGCTCTGCCACAAATTTCGACAGCGTTTCACGTGGAACATGCACTAGCACAAGATACGATTACTTGGTTTTTATTTGCCATGGGTGTCGGCCAACTGTTTGCTGGCCCTTTGGCGGATAAGTTAGGACGTCGAACCGTTGCATTGGGAGGTGTTAGTATCTATGCATTGAGTGCTTGCTTGGCGTGGGCAGCTCAATCGATTGATATGATGCTAATAGCTCGGCTGCTACAAGGCTTAGGAGCTTGTGCGACTTCTGTAGCTGCCTTTGCAACGGTTCGCGATCTATTTGGCCCGGAGAAAAGTGGCCGAATGATCAGCTACCTCAATGGTGCGATTTGTTTCATTCCTGCATTGGCACCAATTCTTGGCGCTTGGTTAACCCATCAATTTGGCTGGCGCTCGAACTTCAGTTTTATGGCTGGTTTCGCGGTAGTCGTTGGTAGCATCTTATTCTTCCAAATGAAAGAGTCTAACCCGGCGACAGAGAAGGTCGCGGTGTTCAAGCTGGAGCGTTACTGGTCAGTACTGAAAACACCATCATTCCTTTTCCATGCAACCTTGTGTTTGATGGCGATGGCGGTAATTCTTGCTTATGTTACTTCTGCACCGGTTGTGTTGATGGAGAACCTAGGTTTGACGATGAACGAGTTTACCTTCTGGTTTGGTATTAACGCCGCTATCAACATCACTGCTGCATTTACGGCGCCGAAGTTTATGGACCGTTTTGGTACTTACAAGGCATTGGTTGTTGGTATCTCGACGCTGGGCTTAGCAGGTGTGATTATGTTGGTGCTTGCTGAGCACGCGACTCCAATCGCGTTCATGCTACCGATCTTCTTATCGTCGGTTGGCTTTGCTTGGATTCTTGGTGCTGCGGCAGGTAAAGCGTTGGAACCATTTGGTGACCGTGCAGGTACAGCAGCTGCGCTGCTTGGCTTGTTCCAAATGAGTGGTTCAGGACTTCTTGTGGGTACCATGCAACGTCTTGATTTAACGTCGCAAGTGATGATCGCTCTGCAAATGTTCCTGATTGTTCCTGCGTTATTAGTGCTTGCGAGCAAAGCGGGTAAGTCATGGCACACGACGTTTGCTAAGGCATAA
- a CDS encoding LysR family transcriptional regulator, whose product MNIEKLSRLDLNLLVCLQVLMEELSVTRTAHRLCLSQSAVSKSLAKLREQFNDPLFTRSAHGLRPTPKAVFLKPRLETLINQLDVLTQPETFIPNNSDHSFHIAAVESVYPLILPHFLPAIFRQAPKVNINTHAWTEQTFKKLQLGELDIGLTGKDIDINDARLTMLPPDDICEQEIYRDAQMCVLRRNHPALSGKWDLETYLAQRHVQVRCDGNDRWLLDYKLADLGHQRDIAISVPDFNSAASLCTYTDFVFTAPSHFTYLVAKQLDLVVVPLPMEFPPMAYTLFWHRDRENDPALTWLRDIIKEKTLHLR is encoded by the coding sequence ATGAATATCGAGAAACTATCGCGCCTCGACCTCAATCTATTAGTTTGCTTACAGGTGCTAATGGAAGAACTGAGTGTTACTCGCACTGCGCATCGATTGTGCCTAAGCCAGTCAGCCGTGAGTAAGTCATTAGCCAAACTTCGTGAACAATTTAATGATCCCCTTTTCACGCGAAGTGCTCATGGCCTGCGACCAACACCAAAGGCAGTCTTTCTCAAACCTAGATTAGAAACGTTGATCAACCAACTTGATGTGCTCACCCAACCAGAGACGTTCATTCCCAATAACAGTGACCACAGTTTTCACATTGCGGCAGTTGAGAGTGTTTACCCACTTATTCTTCCTCACTTCTTGCCTGCGATATTTCGACAAGCCCCTAAGGTGAATATCAACACCCACGCTTGGACGGAGCAAACCTTCAAGAAATTACAGCTTGGTGAACTCGATATCGGACTTACGGGTAAAGACATCGACATCAACGACGCGCGTTTAACCATGCTGCCGCCAGATGATATTTGCGAACAAGAGATCTATCGCGATGCACAAATGTGTGTGTTAAGACGCAACCATCCTGCTCTGAGCGGCAAATGGGATCTGGAAACCTACCTTGCACAGCGTCATGTACAGGTAAGATGTGATGGTAACGATCGCTGGTTACTCGACTACAAGCTTGCTGACCTTGGTCACCAACGTGATATCGCTATTTCTGTTCCTGACTTCAACAGTGCGGCGAGCCTGTGCACTTACACTGACTTCGTGTTTACGGCGCCAAGTCACTTCACCTACCTTGTCGCCAAGCAACTCGACTTAGTTGTTGTCCCTCTGCCAATGGAATTTCCACCGATGGCATACACTCTGTTTTGGCACCGAGATAGAGAAAATGACCCAGCACTAACTTGGTTGCGAGATATCATCAAAGAAAAAACTCTGCACCTTAGATAA
- a CDS encoding aminopeptidase P family protein produces MHNITAERVTAVRAWLEANQLDAVIIPHEDEYLGEYVPAHSERLHWLTGFTGSAGAAVITRENAAIFVDGRYTVQVRKQVPAELFEYRHLIEEPALDWIINSLEQGSKVAFDPRMHTAAWLKGAQAKLTDKVELTTLTANPIDELWSDRPEPVVSDVRLMATDAVGQSSESKRAEIAGLLKAKGADAAILTELDSICWLLNVRGLDVSRLPVVLSNAIIHADESVDFFLDPARIPAGFEALVGNGIRVSHPSELEARLQSLEGKNVSVDSGTSNAWYTLVLQNAGAHIIEAADPCLMPKAAKNETEIAGMKACHIRDGVAMAKFLSWIDAEVAQGNLHNEAVLADKVQSFREQDPTLMDLSFDTISAAGGNAAMCHYNHENQPEPGQLELNTLYLVDSGGQYLDGTTDITRTIAIGQPSDEMIQQFTLALKGHIGIARARFPQGTRGFQLDILARQHLWAEGFDYDHGTGHGVGHFLSVHEGPQSISKKLIDVPLVEGMVLSNEPGYYRADEFGIRIENLELVVELPTQGDFSVLTFESLTRCPIDKRNINVDLLTRPELAWLNDYHQKVWNDVSPLVEGDTLEWLRQSTTPLTHA; encoded by the coding sequence ATGCACAATATCACTGCGGAACGCGTTACTGCGGTTCGAGCTTGGCTTGAAGCAAACCAACTAGATGCCGTTATCATCCCACACGAAGATGAGTACCTAGGCGAATACGTTCCAGCTCATAGCGAGCGACTTCACTGGTTAACTGGTTTCACTGGCTCTGCAGGTGCAGCGGTTATCACTCGTGAAAACGCTGCTATTTTTGTTGATGGTCGCTATACCGTTCAGGTTCGCAAGCAGGTACCAGCAGAGTTATTTGAGTATCGCCACCTTATTGAAGAGCCGGCTTTAGATTGGATCATCAATTCACTAGAACAAGGCAGCAAGGTTGCATTCGACCCACGCATGCACACAGCAGCTTGGCTGAAAGGCGCACAAGCGAAACTGACTGATAAAGTCGAACTCACGACATTAACAGCAAACCCGATTGATGAGCTTTGGTCTGATCGTCCTGAGCCTGTTGTATCTGATGTTCGTCTAATGGCGACCGACGCAGTTGGTCAATCAAGTGAAAGCAAACGCGCTGAAATTGCAGGCCTACTAAAAGCCAAAGGTGCGGATGCCGCAATCCTTACTGAACTAGATTCTATTTGCTGGTTACTCAACGTTCGTGGATTGGACGTGTCTCGCCTGCCAGTTGTTTTATCTAATGCCATCATTCACGCCGATGAAAGTGTCGATTTCTTCTTAGACCCAGCTCGTATCCCTGCAGGCTTTGAAGCGCTCGTTGGTAATGGTATTCGTGTTTCTCATCCATCGGAGCTTGAAGCACGTCTTCAATCTTTAGAAGGTAAGAATGTGTCAGTCGATTCAGGTACAAGCAACGCTTGGTACACGCTTGTTCTACAAAACGCAGGCGCTCATATCATTGAAGCAGCCGACCCATGCCTAATGCCAAAAGCCGCTAAGAACGAAACTGAAATTGCGGGCATGAAAGCGTGTCACATTCGTGATGGTGTTGCGATGGCCAAGTTCTTATCTTGGATTGATGCTGAAGTCGCGCAAGGTAACCTACACAACGAAGCGGTACTGGCTGACAAAGTACAATCGTTCCGCGAGCAAGACCCAACGCTGATGGACCTAAGTTTTGACACGATTTCAGCAGCAGGCGGCAACGCAGCTATGTGTCACTACAACCATGAGAACCAACCTGAACCAGGTCAGCTAGAACTGAATACTCTGTACCTAGTCGATTCAGGCGGTCAGTACTTAGATGGTACAACCGACATCACTCGTACTATCGCGATTGGCCAACCGAGCGACGAAATGATCCAGCAGTTCACGTTAGCGCTTAAAGGTCACATCGGCATTGCACGTGCGCGTTTCCCACAAGGTACTCGTGGTTTCCAACTTGATATCCTAGCGCGTCAGCACTTATGGGCAGAAGGCTTCGATTACGATCATGGTACTGGTCACGGAGTTGGTCACTTCCTAAGTGTTCATGAAGGTCCGCAAAGCATCTCGAAGAAACTTATCGACGTACCTCTTGTTGAAGGTATGGTGTTATCAAACGAGCCGGGTTACTACCGTGCTGATGAGTTTGGTATTCGTATCGAGAACCTAGAATTAGTAGTTGAACTGCCAACTCAAGGTGACTTCTCAGTATTAACGTTTGAATCGCTAACACGTTGCCCTATCGATAAGCGCAACATCAACGTCGATCTACTGACGCGACCTGAACTTGCTTGGCTGAACGATTACCACCAAAAAGTATGGAACGATGTTAGTCCATTAGTTGAAGGTGATACGTTGGAATGGTTACGCCAATCAACAACACCACTGACTCACGCTTAA
- the thiH gene encoding 2-iminoacetate synthase ThiH: protein MTFVDRFKQLNWDDIGMSIFSKTAADVERALSKPKRDLEDFKALISPAAEPYLEQMAQQSLALTRKRFGNTMSLYIPLYLSNLCANACTYCGFSMENRIKRRTLTLDEIDAESAAIKNMKFDSVLLVTGEHETKVGMKYFREVLPNIKAQFNYLAMEVQPLDQDDYAELKTLGLDAVMVYQETYSPSTYAEHHLRGNKMDFEYRLETPDRLAKAGIDKIGIGALIGLEDWRTDCFFVAAHLDYLERTYWQTRYSISFPRLRPCEGGLQPKSIMSDKQLVQLICAYRLLNPEVELSLSTRESATFRDNVLPLGITSMSAASKTQPGGYASDEEELEQFEISDERSAADVEAMIRQRGFDPVWRDWHSAYSG from the coding sequence ATGACGTTTGTTGATCGATTTAAACAGCTCAACTGGGATGACATTGGTATGTCCATCTTCAGTAAAACGGCGGCGGATGTTGAACGTGCTTTGAGTAAACCTAAGCGTGATTTAGAAGATTTTAAGGCTTTGATCTCTCCAGCGGCAGAACCTTACTTAGAACAGATGGCCCAACAATCGTTGGCGCTAACGCGTAAGCGGTTCGGTAATACGATGTCGCTTTATATTCCTTTGTACCTATCGAACTTGTGCGCGAATGCGTGTACCTACTGTGGCTTCTCAATGGAGAACCGTATCAAGCGTCGTACATTAACTTTGGATGAAATTGATGCCGAGAGCGCGGCCATCAAAAACATGAAATTTGATAGTGTATTGTTGGTGACCGGTGAGCACGAAACTAAAGTTGGGATGAAATACTTCCGTGAGGTACTACCGAATATCAAAGCACAATTTAACTACCTCGCGATGGAAGTGCAGCCGCTTGATCAAGACGACTACGCGGAACTTAAAACCCTTGGCTTAGATGCTGTGATGGTTTACCAAGAAACATATAGCCCAAGTACCTATGCTGAACATCACTTACGTGGCAATAAAATGGATTTTGAATACCGGCTTGAAACGCCTGATCGTCTGGCAAAAGCGGGTATTGATAAGATAGGGATTGGCGCTTTGATTGGCTTGGAAGACTGGCGAACAGACTGTTTCTTCGTGGCCGCTCACTTGGATTACTTAGAGCGAACTTACTGGCAAACGCGTTACTCGATTTCATTCCCACGTCTTCGTCCATGCGAGGGTGGTTTGCAACCTAAGTCGATTATGAGTGATAAGCAGTTGGTACAACTTATCTGTGCCTATCGACTGTTAAACCCTGAGGTTGAATTGTCTCTTTCTACTCGTGAATCTGCAACGTTCCGCGATAACGTGTTGCCGTTAGGTATCACTAGCATGTCTGCCGCGTCAAAAACTCAACCTGGTGGCTATGCTTCGGATGAGGAAGAGCTTGAGCAGTTTGAGATAAGTGATGAGAGAAGTGCAGCTGATGTTGAGGCTATGATTCGTCAACGCGGCTTCGACCCGGTGTGGCGAGATTGGCATAGCGCTTACTCAGGCTAA
- a CDS encoding thiazole synthase, which produces MLTIADKTFQSRLFTGTGKFANKHLMASAIEASGSQLATMALKRVDIRSEQDDILQPIIDAGVNLLPNTSGAKNAKDAIFAAHLAREALGTNWLKLEIHPDPKYLMPDPIETLNAAEQLVKDGFVVLPYCHADPVLCKRLEEVGCAAVMPLGAPIGSNKGIASADFLEIIIDQANVPVIVDAGIGAPSHAARAMEMGADAVLVNTAIAASQQPVEMAIAFKLAVEAGRMAYLAGLAGQVSHAVASSPLTSFLDE; this is translated from the coding sequence ATGTTAACCATCGCAGATAAAACGTTTCAATCACGTCTGTTCACTGGAACCGGCAAGTTCGCAAATAAGCATTTGATGGCGAGTGCCATCGAAGCGTCAGGTTCTCAACTGGCAACCATGGCACTAAAGAGAGTTGATATTCGTTCTGAGCAAGATGATATTTTACAGCCAATAATTGATGCTGGCGTTAATCTACTCCCGAATACTTCTGGTGCGAAGAACGCGAAGGATGCGATTTTTGCCGCGCACCTGGCACGTGAAGCTCTAGGTACTAACTGGCTAAAGCTTGAGATTCACCCAGATCCAAAGTACTTGATGCCAGACCCAATCGAGACACTTAACGCTGCTGAGCAACTAGTGAAAGATGGCTTTGTTGTGTTGCCTTATTGCCACGCCGACCCTGTTTTGTGTAAGCGCTTAGAAGAAGTAGGTTGTGCTGCTGTGATGCCCCTCGGTGCACCTATTGGTTCGAATAAGGGAATCGCTTCAGCGGACTTCTTAGAGATCATTATCGACCAAGCGAACGTTCCTGTGATTGTTGATGCTGGCATTGGTGCTCCATCACATGCTGCACGTGCAATGGAAATGGGTGCAGATGCTGTGTTAGTGAATACGGCGATTGCAGCCTCACAACAGCCAGTTGAAATGGCGATTGCTTTTAAGTTAGCAGTTGAAGCCGGTCGTATGGCTTACCTTGCTGGGTTAGCTGGTCAAGTGTCTCATGCGGTTGCTTCCAGTCCGCTAACTTCATTCCTAGACGAGTAG
- the thiS gene encoding sulfur carrier protein ThiS has product MSHITISINEQPELVAQSSSLLDIIQALSLPDLGCVFAINNAVVPRSQWQQTIVNEGDSISLFQAIAGG; this is encoded by the coding sequence ATGAGCCACATAACTATTTCTATAAACGAGCAACCAGAGCTGGTCGCGCAATCGTCGTCTCTTTTAGACATCATCCAAGCACTATCGCTACCTGATTTAGGGTGTGTATTTGCTATCAATAATGCGGTTGTACCACGCAGCCAGTGGCAACAAACCATCGTCAATGAAGGCGATTCCATCTCTCTTTTCCAAGCTATTGCAGGGGGCTAA
- a CDS encoding HesA/MoeB/ThiF family protein → MLSDFEFIRYQRQIALPEVGEQGQRNLLNSHVLVIGCGGLGNAAALYLAASGVGRIVLVDDDCVDSSNLQRQVAFKESQLGSSKVEALKQQLKELNGRSQVRTINLRMSESQLELEVMLADLVLDCTDNFASRQQVNRACFKANTPLISGSAIGWKGQFIVFDYQNQKGCYHCLFPFEHHPQTTRCSDSGIIGPVVGTIGNLQALAAIQRISGGEFKVATHQLKLFDGQTMNWQNLMVTQDSECPVCNTTAIQHLEEEAQ, encoded by the coding sequence ATGTTGAGTGACTTTGAGTTCATCCGTTACCAACGACAAATTGCATTACCTGAGGTTGGTGAGCAAGGGCAACGAAACCTGTTAAACAGCCATGTGTTGGTGATTGGTTGTGGTGGCTTAGGTAATGCCGCTGCTCTCTATCTCGCAGCTTCTGGCGTTGGAAGAATCGTGTTGGTCGATGACGATTGTGTGGATTCGTCCAACCTGCAGAGACAGGTAGCGTTCAAGGAGAGCCAACTAGGTTCATCTAAGGTCGAAGCACTTAAACAACAACTGAAAGAGCTCAATGGTCGAAGCCAAGTAAGAACCATCAATCTGCGAATGAGTGAAAGCCAACTTGAATTAGAAGTCATGTTGGCTGATCTCGTGTTGGATTGTACTGACAACTTCGCGTCACGCCAGCAGGTTAACCGAGCTTGTTTTAAAGCTAATACACCTTTGATATCGGGTTCCGCAATCGGCTGGAAAGGTCAATTTATTGTCTTTGATTATCAGAACCAGAAAGGGTGTTACCACTGTCTTTTCCCGTTTGAGCACCATCCACAAACAACGCGTTGTAGTGATAGCGGCATCATTGGTCCAGTGGTCGGCACTATAGGTAACCTCCAAGCTCTTGCTGCTATTCAGCGTATTAGTGGTGGTGAGTTTAAAGTCGCAACGCATCAGCTAAAGCTGTTTGATGGCCAGACCATGAACTGGCAAAACCTAATGGTTACTCAAGATAGCGAATGTCCGGTTTGCAACACAACTGCGATCCAACATCTAGAAGAAGAAGCACAATGA
- a CDS encoding thiamine phosphate synthase: MTVKILIPSQYIELTGEVQNCLLVAKRQGLATDAVELGVSPTRYFSIVDAQQVLSIGFAHDVDSLAECQLAQLSHVVDYSNSVALTDVCAALTQASNTVYVGVSDDSAVLDIWSHLNANRVIKSDTTTHQELDSNGHFTWLLTLLALEFPLEDALVLARAASNVSRGTWPAHYQNFPIPVLEDERLDISVGWANQGTSLSFPELSKNSLGLYPVVDDVEWIERLLKLGINTVQLRIKNPQQADLEQQVARSIELGREHNAQVFINDYWQLALKHGAFGVHLGQEDIEESNLSQLSQAGIKIGLSTHGYYELLRIVQINPSYIALGHIFPTTTKQMPSKPQGLVRLSLYQQLIDTIPYTEELTGYPTVAIGGIDQSTAAQIWGCGVSSLAVVRAITLAEDPQKVIEFFDKLMAPNSSMTSKEVMREPSYVE, encoded by the coding sequence GTGACAGTGAAGATTCTCATCCCATCTCAATACATCGAGTTAACGGGGGAGGTTCAAAACTGTCTATTGGTTGCTAAACGACAAGGTTTAGCAACTGATGCAGTTGAGTTGGGTGTAAGCCCAACTCGATACTTCTCTATCGTTGATGCTCAACAGGTACTATCTATTGGCTTTGCTCATGATGTTGATTCATTGGCGGAGTGTCAGTTAGCGCAACTGAGCCATGTTGTTGATTACAGTAATTCAGTTGCGTTGACCGATGTGTGTGCTGCTTTGACCCAAGCTTCGAACACCGTCTATGTCGGAGTCTCTGATGATTCAGCTGTGTTAGATATCTGGTCACACTTAAATGCTAATCGTGTTATCAAGAGTGACACTACAACTCATCAAGAGTTAGATAGTAATGGCCACTTTACTTGGTTACTTACTTTATTAGCGTTGGAATTTCCATTGGAAGACGCGCTGGTTTTAGCTCGCGCTGCATCAAATGTTTCACGTGGAACATGGCCAGCACACTATCAAAATTTTCCTATCCCTGTTCTAGAAGATGAACGACTGGATATCAGTGTTGGTTGGGCCAACCAAGGTACATCACTTTCCTTCCCTGAGTTGAGCAAAAATAGCCTCGGTTTATACCCGGTGGTTGATGATGTTGAGTGGATAGAAAGATTACTTAAGCTTGGGATTAACACCGTCCAATTGCGTATTAAGAACCCTCAACAAGCCGACTTAGAGCAACAAGTCGCACGATCTATCGAACTTGGTCGAGAACATAACGCTCAGGTTTTTATTAATGATTACTGGCAGCTTGCACTTAAGCATGGTGCTTTTGGTGTGCACCTGGGACAAGAGGATATTGAAGAATCAAACCTTTCCCAACTGAGCCAAGCAGGTATTAAGATCGGTCTATCGACTCATGGTTATTATGAGTTGCTCCGCATCGTCCAAATTAATCCAAGCTACATTGCACTAGGCCATATATTTCCGACTACGACGAAACAGATGCCATCAAAGCCTCAAGGCTTGGTGCGTTTATCTCTGTACCAACAGCTAATTGATACCATCCCATATACAGAAGAACTTACTGGTTATCCGACGGTTGCTATTGGCGGTATTGACCAATCGACAGCTGCGCAGATTTGGGGTTGTGGTGTATCTAGCTTGGCGGTTGTACGTGCGATTACATTAGCGGAAGACCCACAAAAAGTGATCGAATTCTTCGATAAGCTGATGGCTCCTAACTCTTCAATGACTAGTAAAGAGGTTATGCGGGAGCCTAGCTATGTTGAGTGA